Proteins from a genomic interval of Polaribacter sp. Q13:
- a CDS encoding hybrid sensor histidine kinase/response regulator transcription factor, with protein sequence MKKLPTLILLFLCISFYAQKPYKDYNFVNIKEGIPKVGVSCIVQDHLGFIWIGTTGTGVYKFDGIDYTPYKFNFENTNSLSNNLVQCSFIDSKQRLWFGTEDGLNLYNRDLDEFIKVKLDTDNNNKENILAIEEDSLGNLLIGTNRKGLYKLNIKTLKVGEKINNSTQDLSIHSIKHTKQGKTFVGTNFGLKEIDFINNKLIQTRLFIDNKETINQSIEVLFLDNNDNLWIGFERDEGIYKCGLTNDRNNNIVSLKQFHFTDKKIMEIIQLSDNTIMIGTENDGLFHLDQNNEVIKNYVSSKIDKNSILHNSIWELFIDKNDRIWMGYFNSGIAVSDKLFDKFKNIECLPNKNNSLNLSSVTSIVKDKKGNLWLSTDGGGIDVYNPKTSKITHINKDSNNPYSGLNSDYIVHLFLDSKNNLWVASWDHGIFLLKNGSKKFINFNKTNTPSKFISNTIRSFSEDSKGNIWIATYFEGLHSYNLKTNKFRKYDSKEFLKHKSLNSKIMKVFVSTDDTIWVGTADGLFKVKDIGNNKFEIVALGPKMQEAYGNLSDVNHILSIYESSDNTIWIGTRGAGLCRYNKNEDSFTWYNKTIGLEEENVSAIIEDEDHNIWVSGNNGLTKISLKDKKFTNYTSNDGLLSNDFNFGAVLKDEKGTLYFGDFKGLDYFNPKEIKTNASLPSLHLTDFKLFNEKVIPQTKNSPLKKVISETKSIILSDVQSVFTIEYTGLNYTRPEKNSYAYYLEGYETTWNYVGHKRSATYTNLDHGDYVFKLKASNNDGVWNEVPLELNIKILPPWWKTNWAILSYILIFMFCIYLLNSLTQKRIKEKEILKNERLLQTQNDELNQKKLQFFTNISHEFRTPLTLIINPIKDIISNKELDLPQSVNNKLAIIYKNTNRLYRLINELMDIRKLEHNKMKIRASKINLIEFTKNIANYFQEETLNKNILLSIDSDVPDLGVWADEKMLEKIIFNLLSNAIKATPKGGAINIDLFSNHKLYLLPLVDKKQPIEVIEIVISDTGAGLNEQEVEKIFERFYQVEDQNKTYIGGTGIGLEVVKSFVYLHKGDIKVESKVGSGTTFKILLPTGKSHYTEDQIIYENDKRVNSKEQFLLIDPIEKRVHSTDETVLHKTKTILIVEDNLELLDYLKIELSKEYKVFVATNGIEGLKTAKETLPDAIITDIVMPEMDGFIFCKAIKTDASTSHVPVLMLTARTTIENRIEGIENGADAYMVKPFDLKLLKLRLSQLITSRQLIFDKFFGAISGADEKINSNSIDKEFIQKLLDYINNNISDSNLSVEELASQLKLSRSQLYRKIKAITGQTVNEFIRKIRLERAKQILDSGRGNISEACFKVGFSSPSYFSKCFKAHFGVLPSEIEVKKDTKV encoded by the coding sequence ATGAAAAAATTACCTACATTAATATTGCTTTTTTTATGCATCTCTTTTTACGCTCAAAAACCTTATAAAGATTATAATTTTGTAAATATTAAAGAAGGCATTCCTAAAGTAGGAGTTTCTTGTATTGTTCAAGATCATTTGGGTTTTATTTGGATTGGAACTACTGGCACTGGTGTTTACAAGTTTGATGGCATAGATTACACACCTTATAAGTTTAATTTTGAAAACACTAATTCTTTAAGTAACAACCTTGTACAATGCTCTTTTATAGATAGTAAACAACGGCTTTGGTTTGGTACAGAAGACGGTTTAAATCTTTACAATAGAGATTTAGATGAATTTATAAAAGTAAAATTAGATACAGATAATAATAACAAAGAAAATATTTTAGCTATAGAAGAAGACTCTTTAGGTAATTTATTGATTGGTACTAATAGAAAAGGTTTATATAAATTAAATATTAAAACACTTAAAGTAGGTGAAAAAATAAACAATTCTACGCAAGATCTAAGTATTCACAGCATTAAACACACCAAACAAGGCAAAACTTTTGTTGGTACCAATTTTGGTCTAAAAGAGATCGATTTTATTAATAATAAACTTATACAAACAAGGTTATTTATAGACAATAAAGAAACAATTAACCAATCTATTGAAGTTTTATTTTTAGATAACAATGATAATTTATGGATTGGTTTTGAAAGGGATGAAGGCATTTACAAATGTGGCTTAACAAATGACAGAAATAATAATATTGTAAGCTTAAAACAGTTCCATTTTACTGATAAAAAAATTATGGAAATCATTCAGTTATCAGATAATACAATCATGATTGGTACTGAAAATGATGGGCTTTTTCATCTAGACCAAAATAATGAAGTAATTAAAAATTATGTTTCTAGTAAAATAGATAAAAACAGCATATTACATAATTCTATTTGGGAACTATTTATAGACAAAAATGATAGAATTTGGATGGGTTACTTTAATAGCGGTATTGCTGTTAGCGATAAACTTTTTGATAAATTTAAAAATATTGAGTGTTTACCAAACAAAAACAACTCTTTAAACTTATCTTCTGTAACGAGTATTGTTAAAGATAAAAAAGGAAATTTATGGCTATCTACAGACGGTGGTGGTATAGATGTTTATAACCCTAAAACATCAAAAATAACACATATTAATAAAGATTCCAATAATCCATATTCTGGCCTAAACTCAGATTATATTGTTCACTTATTTTTAGATTCTAAAAATAATTTATGGGTTGCAAGTTGGGATCACGGAATTTTTCTTCTAAAAAATGGATCTAAAAAGTTTATCAACTTTAATAAAACAAATACCCCATCAAAATTTATCTCAAATACAATTAGAAGTTTTTCTGAAGATTCTAAAGGAAATATATGGATAGCTACTTATTTTGAAGGGCTTCACTCCTATAATCTAAAAACCAATAAATTTAGAAAATACGACTCCAAAGAATTTCTTAAACACAAATCTTTAAATAGTAAGATAATGAAAGTCTTTGTTTCTACTGATGATACTATTTGGGTTGGTACAGCAGATGGTTTGTTTAAAGTAAAAGATATTGGAAATAATAAATTTGAAATAGTTGCTTTAGGACCAAAAATGCAAGAGGCCTATGGTAATTTATCTGATGTAAATCACATACTTTCTATTTATGAATCTTCTGATAATACTATTTGGATTGGAACAAGAGGTGCTGGTCTTTGCAGATATAACAAAAATGAAGATTCTTTTACCTGGTATAATAAAACTATAGGTTTAGAAGAAGAAAACGTTTCTGCTATAATTGAAGATGAAGACCATAATATATGGGTTAGTGGTAATAATGGTTTAACTAAAATAAGTTTAAAAGATAAGAAGTTTACAAACTACACCTCCAATGATGGTTTATTATCTAATGATTTTAATTTTGGAGCTGTACTAAAAGATGAAAAAGGAACACTATATTTTGGTGATTTTAAAGGTTTAGATTATTTTAATCCTAAAGAAATAAAAACAAACGCTAGTTTACCCTCATTGCATTTAACCGATTTTAAATTGTTTAATGAGAAAGTGATTCCACAAACTAAAAATTCTCCTTTAAAAAAAGTAATCTCAGAAACAAAAAGCATTATACTATCTGATGTGCAATCTGTATTTACAATAGAATATACTGGGTTAAATTATACAAGACCAGAAAAAAATAGCTATGCCTATTATCTAGAAGGTTATGAAACTACCTGGAACTATGTTGGTCATAAAAGAAGTGCTACTTATACAAATTTAGATCATGGAGATTATGTTTTTAAACTTAAAGCATCTAATAATGATGGGGTCTGGAACGAAGTTCCGTTAGAATTAAATATTAAAATTCTTCCACCATGGTGGAAAACGAATTGGGCAATATTAAGTTATATTCTAATATTTATGTTTTGTATTTATCTATTAAACAGCCTAACTCAAAAAAGAATAAAAGAAAAAGAAATTCTAAAAAATGAACGTTTATTACAGACACAAAACGATGAATTAAACCAAAAGAAACTTCAATTTTTTACAAATATTTCTCATGAATTTAGAACTCCTTTAACCTTAATTATCAATCCTATTAAAGATATTATTAGTAACAAAGAATTAGATCTACCTCAAAGTGTTAATAATAAACTTGCTATTATTTACAAAAACACCAACAGACTCTATCGCCTAATTAATGAGTTAATGGATATTAGAAAATTAGAACATAACAAAATGAAAATTAGGGCAAGTAAAATTAATCTAATTGAATTTACTAAAAATATAGCCAACTATTTTCAAGAAGAAACGCTCAATAAAAACATTTTATTAAGTATCGATTCAGATGTACCAGATTTGGGTGTTTGGGCAGATGAAAAGATGTTAGAAAAAATTATATTCAACCTTTTATCTAATGCTATTAAAGCAACCCCTAAAGGAGGTGCCATAAATATCGATTTATTTTCTAATCATAAATTATATCTTTTACCGTTGGTTGATAAAAAACAACCTATAGAAGTTATAGAAATAGTAATTTCTGATACAGGAGCAGGATTAAATGAACAAGAAGTTGAAAAAATATTTGAACGTTTTTATCAAGTAGAAGACCAAAACAAAACATATATAGGTGGCACTGGTATTGGCTTAGAAGTGGTAAAAAGTTTTGTCTATCTTCATAAAGGAGATATTAAAGTAGAAAGTAAAGTAGGATCTGGAACCACTTTTAAAATTTTATTACCAACAGGTAAATCACATTACACAGAAGATCAAATTATATATGAAAATGATAAAAGAGTTAATAGCAAAGAACAGTTCTTGTTAATTGACCCTATTGAAAAGAGAGTACATTCTACGGATGAAACAGTCTTACATAAAACCAAAACAATTTTAATTGTTGAAGATAATTTAGAGTTATTAGATTATCTAAAAATAGAATTAAGTAAAGAATATAAGGTGTTTGTAGCTACAAATGGTATTGAAGGTCTTAAAACAGCTAAAGAGACATTACCAGACGCTATTATTACAGATATTGTAATGCCAGAAATGGATGGATTTATTTTTTGTAAAGCTATAAAAACAGATGCATCAACAAGTCATGTTCCTGTACTAATGTTAACAGCAAGAACAACTATAGAAAACAGAATTGAAGGTATAGAAAACGGAGCCGATGCTTACATGGTAAAACCTTTTGATTTAAAATTATTAAAACTTCGATTGTCACAATTAATAACAAGTAGGCAATTAATTTTCGATAAATTCTTTGGAGCAATTAGTGGTGCTGATGAAAAAATAAACTCAAACTCTATAGATAAAGAATTTATACAAAAATTACTAGACTATATAAACAACAATATTTCCGACTCTAATTTAAGTGTAGAAGAATTGGCATCACAATTAAAACTAAGCAGAAGTCAATTATATAGAAAAATAAAAGCCATTACAGGGCAAACAGTAAATGAATTTATTAGAAAAATAAGGTTAGAAAGAGCAAAACAAATTCTAGATTCTGGTAGAGGGAATATTAGTGAAGCATGTTTTAAAGTTGGCTTTTCTTCTCCTTCTTATTTTTCTAAATGTTTTAAAGCTCATTTTGGAGTTTTACCTTCTGAAATAGAGGTTAAAAAAGATACAAAAGTTTAG
- a CDS encoding ABC transporter permease, with translation MNYELFIAKRIIAGKKYKNSISSPIIKIAITAIALGIIIMLIAVATGAGLQYKIRDKMAGFKGHVQIINYDANNSDVSTVPIDKNQEFYPKFKNIEGIKNIQVFANKAGILRTETDFEGIIFKGVSTDYDWTFFNEYLIAGRTPNFNQDRTKEVLLSQTIVNRLHLKLNDIILATFLKTANSKLPSNRKYTIVGIYNSGFAEFDKSMMIGDIREVQNLNKWTENQIGGFEVLLDSFDNIEAKGDEIYKEISLDLNAKTIVDSYQTVFEWIELFDNNVWFIIAIMILVAGINMITALLVLILERVQMIGILKALGSSNTSIRKIFLYNASYLILKGLFWGNIIGLSILFVQYYFELITLNPETYYVTTMPVYISLKAILLLNIGTLIMSFLMLIIPSYIITKIQPSKSIKFA, from the coding sequence TTGAATTACGAGTTATTTATTGCAAAACGCATTATTGCCGGTAAAAAGTATAAAAATAGCATTTCGTCGCCAATAATAAAAATTGCAATCACAGCAATTGCGTTAGGAATTATTATTATGCTAATTGCTGTAGCAACAGGTGCTGGACTGCAATATAAAATTCGCGATAAAATGGCTGGGTTTAAAGGCCATGTTCAAATTATCAATTACGATGCCAATAATTCTGATGTTTCTACGGTTCCTATTGATAAAAACCAAGAATTTTATCCGAAGTTTAAAAATATTGAAGGAATAAAAAATATACAAGTTTTTGCAAATAAGGCTGGAATTTTAAGAACAGAAACGGACTTTGAAGGCATTATTTTTAAAGGTGTTTCTACTGATTATGATTGGACTTTTTTCAACGAATATTTGATAGCTGGTAGAACACCCAATTTTAACCAAGATAGAACTAAAGAAGTTTTATTATCACAAACCATTGTAAATCGTTTACACCTTAAATTAAACGATATTATTTTAGCCACTTTTTTAAAAACGGCAAACAGCAAACTACCTTCTAATAGAAAATATACAATTGTAGGAATCTATAATTCTGGTTTTGCAGAATTTGACAAATCTATGATGATTGGTGACATTAGAGAGGTACAAAACCTGAACAAATGGACAGAAAACCAAATTGGTGGTTTTGAAGTACTTTTAGATAGTTTTGATAATATTGAAGCAAAAGGAGACGAAATTTATAAAGAGATTAGTCTAGACTTAAATGCAAAAACGATAGTAGATAGTTATCAAACGGTTTTTGAGTGGATAGAGCTTTTTGACAATAACGTGTGGTTTATTATAGCTATTATGATTTTAGTTGCCGGTATAAACATGATTACTGCTCTACTCGTTTTAATCTTAGAACGTGTACAAATGATTGGTATTTTAAAAGCCTTAGGAAGTAGCAATACTAGCATTAGAAAAATATTTTTATACAATGCTTCTTACCTTATTTTAAAAGGCCTTTTCTGGGGAAATATTATTGGTTTATCTATCCTTTTTGTACAATATTACTTTGAGCTAATCACCTTGAATCCGGAAACCTATTATGTAACAACAATGCCAGTTTATATCTCTTTAAAAGCTATTTTATTGCTAAATATTGGCACGTTAATAATGTCTTTTTTAATGTTGATTATCCCTTCTTATATTATTACTAAAATTCAGCCTTCTAAATCTATTAAGTTTGCATAA
- a CDS encoding exo-beta-N-acetylmuramidase NamZ domain-containing protein, with protein MIVFKPFKSTYLFLFLLLNFQLISCAQSSGVKVKKLKVEKEKTEALKIKTGAERTNLYLNMLKGKNVAIVANQTSVLSVLERAEVAANVMGSKKVTHHLVDYLHNFNGINVKKVFAPEHGFRGKADAGEVVKDGFDTKTGLPIVSLYGKNKKPSAAQLAGIDIVVFDIQDVGARFYTYISSLHYVMEACAEAGVEVIVLDRPNPNGHYIDGPVLEEAHSSFVGMHKVPVVYGMTIGEYGQMINGEKWLKNGMQCNLKVIPLENYTHQTEYSLPIKPSPNLPNDKSINLYPSLCFFEGTNVSAGRGTAMQFQIYGSPYLTKSEFTFTPQANEGAKYPKFKNILCYGENLQQTENLNKLDLSYLIKAYQQNTSKEFFNSFFTKLAGTKKLQEQIVKGLSKQEIRKTWNKDLENFKVVRSKYLIYD; from the coding sequence ATGATAGTTTTTAAACCTTTCAAAAGTACATATTTATTCTTATTTCTACTGCTGAATTTTCAGCTGATTTCTTGTGCACAAAGTTCTGGTGTAAAAGTTAAAAAGTTAAAAGTTGAAAAGGAAAAAACTGAAGCCTTAAAAATTAAAACAGGAGCAGAGCGTACCAATTTGTACTTGAACATGTTAAAAGGAAAAAATGTTGCAATTGTTGCAAACCAAACATCTGTGTTGTCTGTTTTAGAAAGGGCAGAAGTAGCGGCTAATGTTATGGGGTCTAAAAAAGTTACCCATCATTTGGTAGATTATTTACACAACTTTAATGGCATAAACGTTAAAAAAGTTTTTGCACCAGAACATGGTTTTAGAGGAAAAGCAGATGCAGGTGAGGTTGTAAAAGATGGTTTTGATACTAAAACTGGCTTGCCAATTGTTTCTTTATATGGAAAAAATAAAAAGCCTTCTGCAGCACAATTAGCAGGAATTGATATTGTAGTTTTTGATATTCAGGATGTTGGCGCGCGTTTTTATACGTATATTTCTTCTTTGCATTATGTAATGGAAGCGTGTGCAGAAGCTGGAGTTGAAGTAATTGTATTAGACAGACCAAACCCAAACGGACATTATATAGACGGACCCGTTTTAGAAGAAGCACATAGTTCTTTTGTGGGGATGCATAAAGTTCCGGTGGTATACGGAATGACTATTGGCGAATATGGCCAAATGATTAATGGAGAGAAATGGCTTAAAAATGGAATGCAGTGTAATTTAAAAGTAATTCCTTTAGAAAATTATACGCACCAAACGGAATATAGTTTGCCAATAAAACCATCACCGAATTTACCAAATGATAAAAGTATTAACCTATATCCTAGTTTGTGTTTTTTCGAAGGTACAAATGTTTCTGCAGGACGAGGAACAGCAATGCAGTTCCAAATTTATGGTTCTCCGTATTTAACAAAAAGCGAGTTTACTTTTACACCGCAAGCAAATGAAGGTGCTAAATATCCAAAGTTTAAAAATATATTATGTTACGGAGAAAATTTACAACAAACAGAGAATCTTAATAAATTAGATTTATCCTATTTAATAAAAGCATACCAACAGAATACCTCTAAAGAGTTTTTTAATAGTTTCTTTACTAAACTTGCAGGGACTAAAAAATTACAAGAACAAATTGTAAAGGGATTGTCTAAACAAGAGATTAGAAAAACTTGGAATAAGGATTTAGAAAATTTTAAAGTTGTTAGAAGTAAGTATTTAATTTATGATTAG
- a CDS encoding transporter, producing the protein MKTSKIVLGLVFGLALTTQTNAQGLLDGFTPKKGDLSLTASYTSSNYEKFYAGETKMDAVPAHNEIDQNVYSLYAKYGITNKLSVVLNAPYISAEGNGIADPVNGATKQDGFQDISIGLKYNAYTFNFEKVNLDVITGLSVDIPTGYEANGILSLGNNTFSTNLTAGLHLQNDAGLFATFLNSYQFRGDADNTVGGADFDVPNAYYATTKIGYASSLIYVEGWLDYLASTDGVDIGGAGFTGNNFPETKVEYTRLGATIYKNIIPELGASVGFSAVVDGRNIGKSTNYSVGLTYNLNL; encoded by the coding sequence ATGAAAACAAGTAAAATAGTATTAGGATTGGTTTTTGGACTAGCTTTAACAACACAAACTAATGCTCAAGGATTGTTAGATGGTTTTACTCCCAAAAAAGGAGATTTATCTTTAACAGCTTCTTACACCTCTAGTAATTATGAAAAATTTTATGCTGGGGAAACCAAAATGGACGCAGTGCCTGCTCATAATGAAATTGATCAGAACGTTTATAGCTTATACGCTAAATACGGTATTACAAACAAATTATCTGTTGTTTTAAATGCGCCTTATATTTCTGCTGAAGGAAATGGAATTGCAGACCCTGTAAACGGAGCTACTAAACAAGATGGTTTTCAAGATATTTCTATCGGATTAAAATACAATGCGTATACTTTTAATTTTGAAAAAGTAAACTTAGATGTTATTACTGGTTTAAGTGTAGATATTCCTACAGGTTACGAAGCAAACGGAATTTTGTCTCTTGGTAACAATACATTTTCTACCAACTTAACTGCTGGTTTACATTTACAAAACGATGCGGGTCTTTTTGCTACCTTTTTAAATTCTTACCAATTTAGAGGTGATGCAGACAATACTGTAGGTGGTGCTGATTTTGATGTACCAAATGCTTATTATGCAACTACTAAAATAGGGTATGCTAGTTCTTTAATTTATGTAGAAGGTTGGTTAGATTATTTAGCTTCTACAGACGGAGTAGATATTGGTGGAGCTGGTTTTACTGGTAATAACTTTCCTGAAACTAAAGTAGAATATACAAGATTAGGTGCTACTATTTATAAAAACATTATTCCTGAATTAGGAGCAAGTGTAGGTTTTAGTGCTGTTGTTGATGGACGTAATATTGGTAAATCTACCAACTATTCTGTTGGATTAACTTACAACCTTAACCTATAA
- a CDS encoding quinone-dependent dihydroorotate dehydrogenase, with translation MYKSIVRPIFFLFDPEKIHYFTFSLVKNLCKIPFVSSIFRGLYVVEDKRLEKTLFGITFKNPVGLAAGFDKNAVLYNELANFGFGFIEIGTVTPKGQVGNPKKRLFRLKDDQGIINRMGFNNDGMEAAVKNLKKNKGQVIIGGNIGKNTATTPENYTQDYCEVFKELHPYVDYFVLNVSCPNVGSHAKLNDKDYLLELISACQKLNNKEKVQKPILLKIAPDLNNIQLDEIIELVHETKIDGVIASNTSTNRENLKVSKERLAEIGNGGVSGQPVKNQSTAVIKYLADTSNKSFPIIGVGGIHSEKDALEKINAGADLVQVYTGFIYEGPGLVKRINKAILKQF, from the coding sequence ATGTACAAATCTATTGTAAGACCAATTTTCTTTTTATTCGATCCAGAAAAAATTCATTACTTCACTTTTTCGTTAGTCAAAAATCTTTGTAAAATTCCTTTTGTTTCTTCTATATTCAGAGGTTTATATGTTGTTGAAGACAAACGATTAGAAAAAACGTTATTCGGAATTACCTTTAAGAACCCAGTAGGTTTGGCAGCAGGTTTCGATAAAAATGCTGTTTTGTATAACGAATTAGCAAATTTTGGTTTTGGATTTATAGAAATAGGAACCGTTACCCCAAAAGGGCAAGTTGGTAATCCTAAAAAAAGATTGTTTAGATTAAAAGATGATCAAGGAATTATAAACAGAATGGGTTTTAATAATGACGGAATGGAAGCTGCCGTTAAAAACCTAAAAAAGAATAAAGGGCAAGTAATTATTGGTGGAAACATTGGTAAAAATACAGCAACTACTCCAGAAAATTATACACAAGATTATTGCGAAGTTTTTAAAGAATTACATCCGTATGTAGATTACTTTGTCTTAAATGTAAGTTGCCCAAATGTAGGTAGTCATGCAAAACTGAATGACAAAGACTATTTATTAGAATTAATTTCTGCTTGTCAGAAGCTTAATAATAAAGAAAAAGTACAAAAACCAATTTTATTAAAAATTGCTCCAGATTTAAATAATATCCAGTTAGATGAAATTATAGAATTGGTACATGAAACAAAAATTGATGGAGTAATTGCTTCTAACACATCTACAAACAGAGAAAACTTAAAAGTATCTAAAGAACGTTTAGCAGAAATTGGTAATGGCGGAGTAAGTGGGCAACCGGTAAAAAATCAAAGTACCGCTGTTATTAAATATTTGGCAGATACTTCTAATAAATCTTTTCCTATAATTGGAGTAGGAGGTATTCACTCAGAAAAAGATGCGTTAGAAAAAATAAATGCAGGAGCAGATTTAGTGCAAGTATACACTGGTTTTATTTATGAAGGTCCAGGTTTGGTAAAGCGAATAAACAAAGCAATTCTAAAACAATTTTAA
- a CDS encoding LysE family translocator, with protein sequence MIEILISFAFATAVLSLSPGPDNIFVITQSIVNGTKYGIATVVGLMSGCLVHTTLVAFGVSTIIKENESLFFIIKLLGASYLLFLAYKVYKSDAKIVLSNTNIQKESVFQLFKKGFIMNVLNPKVALFFLAFFPQFLFSKTISTVIQFYTLGGIFILVSFLVFAGIALLSGSISSYLKENDKVGVYLKWGQVTVFIFIAIMILL encoded by the coding sequence ATGATAGAAATATTAATCTCTTTCGCCTTTGCAACAGCTGTTTTATCCCTTTCCCCAGGTCCAGATAATATTTTCGTAATTACCCAGAGTATAGTAAACGGAACAAAATATGGTATTGCTACCGTTGTAGGGTTAATGTCTGGTTGTTTGGTGCATACCACACTGGTTGCTTTCGGAGTTTCGACAATTATCAAAGAAAACGAAAGCCTTTTCTTTATCATAAAATTATTAGGCGCAAGTTATCTACTCTTTTTAGCGTACAAAGTGTATAAAAGTGACGCCAAAATAGTCTTGTCTAATACAAATATTCAAAAAGAGTCAGTATTTCAGCTATTCAAAAAAGGATTTATAATGAATGTATTAAATCCTAAAGTTGCTTTGTTCTTTTTAGCATTTTTTCCTCAGTTTTTGTTTTCTAAAACTATTTCAACCGTTATTCAGTTTTATACTTTAGGCGGTATTTTTATTCTAGTCTCTTTTTTAGTATTTGCTGGCATTGCCCTTTTATCAGGAAGTATTTCTAGTTACTTAAAAGAAAATGATAAAGTAGGCGTATATCTAAAATGGGGACAAGTAACCGTATTTATCTTCATTGCAATCATGATTTTGTTATAA
- the porQ gene encoding type IX secretion system protein PorQ: MNYKNIVFSIFIFSICSLRGQVGGEKVYQFLNVSTSARQVALGGEVLTLLDDVNQPIWNPSVISVEIDNKLSANYTSFLAGINIGSLAYAKTISRRFGTIHGSIKYIDYGSLIGADEEGNETGDFNASDIAVSVGYALNIPGSNFFVGSNIRFINSNIANFSSIGVATDLAILYYSPYKPFTFTLVSRNIGVQLETYNGVNEKLPFKVALGGSYKLEHVPLKWYATIDNLQKWDISVRNPSDQTTDLEGNVTNEKVGFIGNTFRHFVIGGELFPESLINLRLGYNFRRAAELKLQNARTFSGFSYGFGIQMNRLKFNYAYSKYHSAANASTFSLLIDLDSRR, encoded by the coding sequence ATGAATTATAAAAACATCGTATTCTCTATCTTTATTTTTTCTATTTGCTCTCTGAGAGGACAAGTTGGAGGAGAAAAAGTATATCAGTTTTTAAATGTATCTACTTCTGCTCGTCAAGTTGCATTAGGTGGAGAAGTTTTAACACTTTTAGATGATGTGAATCAACCTATATGGAACCCTTCTGTAATTAGTGTTGAGATTGACAATAAATTGTCTGCCAATTATACTAGTTTTTTAGCGGGAATAAATATTGGTTCTTTAGCTTATGCTAAAACAATTTCTAGACGGTTTGGTACCATTCATGGAAGTATTAAATATATTGATTATGGTTCTTTAATTGGAGCAGATGAAGAAGGCAATGAAACTGGAGATTTTAATGCTAGTGATATAGCGGTATCGGTGGGTTATGCTTTAAATATTCCAGGATCAAATTTTTTTGTAGGTTCTAATATTCGTTTTATAAATTCTAATATAGCTAATTTTTCTTCTATTGGTGTGGCAACAGATTTAGCTATTTTGTACTACAGTCCTTATAAGCCTTTTACGTTTACTTTGGTTTCTAGAAATATAGGTGTTCAATTAGAGACTTATAATGGAGTAAACGAAAAATTACCTTTTAAAGTTGCTTTAGGTGGTTCTTATAAATTAGAACATGTTCCTTTAAAATGGTATGCTACTATTGATAATTTACAGAAATGGGATATCTCAGTGCGAAACCCATCTGATCAAACAACGGATTTAGAAGGGAATGTTACTAATGAGAAAGTTGGTTTTATTGGTAATACTTTTAGACATTTTGTAATTGGGGGAGAGTTGTTTCCTGAGAGTTTGATTAATTTAAGGTTGGGCTATAATTTTAGAAGAGCAGCGGAATTAAAATTACAAAATGCGAGAACTTTTAGTGGTTTTTCTTATGGATTTGGAATTCAAATGAATAGGTTAAAGTTTAATTATGCGTATTCTAAGTATCACTCTGCAGCAAATGCAAGTACTTTTAGTTTATTAATAGATTTAGATAGTAGAAGATAA